One Natronolimnobius sp. AArcel1 DNA window includes the following coding sequences:
- a CDS encoding CDP-2,3-bis-(O-geranylgeranyl)-sn-glycerol synthase, whose translation MTLLETIVIAFWAMLPAYVPNNAAVLAGGGRPIDGGRTWDGKRVLGDGKTWRGTAAGITAGLALAGILTLFAGDVSNALGFEVPEFAPLAALGLAAGAMLGDILASFLKRRSGRERGAMFPGLDQLDFVVVSLPLTALLATDWFRTVFTWEVILVVVVVTPILHVATNMIAYKLGLKNEPW comes from the coding sequence ATGACACTCCTCGAGACCATCGTGATTGCGTTCTGGGCGATGTTGCCGGCGTACGTGCCGAACAACGCCGCCGTACTCGCCGGCGGTGGTCGGCCGATCGATGGCGGACGAACCTGGGACGGGAAACGGGTCCTCGGCGACGGGAAAACGTGGCGCGGGACGGCCGCAGGTATCACCGCGGGGCTCGCACTCGCTGGCATTCTGACGCTGTTCGCTGGCGACGTGAGCAACGCACTTGGCTTCGAGGTGCCGGAGTTCGCTCCGCTTGCGGCGCTCGGCCTCGCTGCTGGTGCAATGCTTGGGGACATTCTCGCGTCGTTTCTCAAGCGCCGCAGCGGTCGTGAACGTGGCGCGATGTTCCCCGGACTCGATCAACTCGACTTCGTCGTCGTCTCCCTGCCGCTGACCGCGCTGCTTGCAACTGACTGGTTCCGCACCGTCTTCACGTGGGAGGTCATCCTCGTCGTCGTCGTGGTCACGCCAATTCTGCACGTCGCGACGAACATGATCGCGTACAAACTCGGCCTGAAGAACGAACCCTGGTAA
- the pyrE gene encoding orotate phosphoribosyltransferase: MTNQALIDALREADAVRFGEFELSHGGTSEYYVDKYLFETDPTCLETIADAFAERVDEGDKLAGVALGAVPLAAATSVAADAPYVIARKQRKDYGTANLIEGRLEEGEEVIVLEDIVTTGTSLVDAIEALREAGATVNRALVVVDREEGGRETVEDADVEMESLVTASELLADADRE, from the coding sequence ATGACGAACCAGGCACTCATCGACGCCCTTCGCGAGGCTGATGCCGTTCGATTCGGCGAGTTCGAACTCTCACACGGTGGCACCAGCGAGTACTACGTCGACAAGTATCTCTTCGAAACCGATCCCACCTGTCTCGAGACCATCGCAGATGCGTTCGCCGAGCGCGTTGACGAGGGAGACAAACTCGCCGGCGTCGCGCTGGGCGCAGTCCCACTCGCCGCTGCAACCAGCGTCGCTGCCGACGCTCCCTACGTCATCGCCCGCAAGCAGCGCAAAGACTACGGCACGGCTAATCTGATCGAAGGCCGACTCGAGGAGGGCGAAGAGGTCATTGTCCTCGAGGACATCGTGACGACGGGCACGAGCCTCGTCGATGCTATCGAGGCGCTCCGAGAGGCCGGCGCGACGGTCAACCGAGCCCTCGTCGTCGTCGACCGCGAAGAAGGTGGCCGCGAGACCGTCGAAGACGCCGACGTCGAAATGGAGTCACTCGTGACCGCGAGCGAACTGCTGGCCGACGCAGACCGCGAGTAA
- the yqeC gene encoding selenium cofactor biosynthesis protein YqeC, with the protein MDLPSALEAEGNTVCVVGAGGKKSTLYALADGLERALVTATVRIPPFTEQVADLRVTTDPNTALEETTDWPLGLVADREEDRCHGYDLAEIDALASNAADTSVLVKADGARTRWFKAPGDHEPQLPTTADVVVPIASAKIVGKRLDEEYVHRPERVAAITGLEHGDRISAPAVAAVLTSDRGGWKGVPHSATVIPLLNMVDTPALEATAREIAAEIRERRPGARVVLTSLLADEPVVAVV; encoded by the coding sequence ATGGACCTCCCCAGCGCACTCGAGGCCGAGGGAAACACCGTTTGTGTCGTCGGCGCTGGCGGCAAGAAATCGACGCTGTATGCGCTCGCTGACGGCCTCGAGCGCGCACTCGTTACTGCGACGGTTCGGATTCCGCCGTTTACTGAGCAGGTCGCCGACCTTCGAGTAACCACAGACCCGAATACGGCACTTGAGGAGACGACCGACTGGCCGCTCGGACTCGTTGCCGACCGCGAGGAAGACAGGTGTCACGGCTACGATCTGGCGGAAATCGACGCGCTCGCGTCGAACGCAGCCGACACGTCTGTCCTCGTGAAAGCCGACGGCGCACGCACGCGCTGGTTCAAGGCACCGGGCGACCACGAACCACAACTGCCCACCACTGCGGACGTGGTCGTTCCAATCGCCAGTGCGAAAATCGTCGGGAAACGACTGGACGAGGAGTACGTCCATCGACCCGAGCGCGTCGCCGCGATCACCGGCCTCGAGCACGGGGATCGAATTTCTGCTCCTGCTGTCGCGGCCGTCCTCACGAGCGACCGCGGCGGCTGGAAGGGCGTTCCCCACAGTGCAACGGTGATTCCACTCCTGAACATGGTCGACACGCCGGCGCTCGAGGCGACTGCACGCGAGATTGCCGCCGAAATTCGCGAGCGTCGCCCCGGAGCCCGAGTCGTGCTCACCAGCCTGCTCGCAGACGAGCCAGTCGTCGCGGTCGTCTGA
- the thrS gene encoding threonine--tRNA ligase, whose product MSDSDSDANAGEQLTVVLPDGSELAVDDGATVEDCAYEIGPGLGRDTVAGKLDGDFVAKEAPAYDGAELEIITEGSDESLRVMRHSASHCLAQAVERLYDEETVKLAIGPPTDEGFYYDFDNLDIDESDLRDLEAEIEDIIAEDYEIEREDVSIEEAEERLAGEPYKLELLEELAEEGDTVSFYKQGEWEDLCAGPHVDSTGEIGVVKLLEIAGAYWRGDEENEMQTRIYGTAFEDEGDLEAFIKRKEEAEKRDHRKIGSEMNLFSIQDVTGPGLPLYHPPGKTVLKELEDFVEDLNQDAGYDYVETPHVFKTDLWHRSGHYENYADDMFIFDVGDDEFGLKPMNCPGHAAIFQDQSWSYRDLPIRYAENGKVYRKEQRGELSGLSRVWAFTIDDGHLFIRPDQIEQEVEEIMDMITDVLETFDLEYEMALATRPEKSVGSDEIWEHAEEQLETVLEKRNLEYEVEEGDGAFYGPKIDFAFEDAIGRAWDGPTVQLDFNMPDRFDLSYVGEDNEEHEPVMIHRALYGSYERFFMMLIEHYEGRFPLWLAPEQIRVLPISDANLGYAHRVANEFDDFRAEVDGRDSTLERKIRAAHDDRVPYQIIVGDNEEEAGNISVRDRFEDQEYDVDIEAFRSHLEAERDEQRTEPDFLQD is encoded by the coding sequence ATGTCAGACTCAGACTCCGACGCGAACGCAGGGGAACAACTCACGGTCGTCCTCCCAGACGGCTCGGAACTCGCCGTTGACGACGGCGCAACGGTCGAAGACTGCGCCTACGAAATCGGCCCAGGACTCGGTAGAGACACCGTCGCCGGCAAACTCGATGGCGACTTCGTCGCCAAAGAAGCACCCGCCTACGATGGTGCCGAACTCGAGATCATCACCGAGGGCAGCGACGAATCGCTGCGCGTCATGCGCCACTCGGCCTCGCACTGTCTCGCACAGGCCGTCGAGCGCCTCTACGACGAGGAGACGGTCAAACTCGCCATCGGCCCGCCAACGGACGAAGGCTTTTACTACGACTTCGACAACCTCGATATCGACGAGTCCGATCTCCGTGACCTCGAGGCCGAAATCGAGGACATCATCGCCGAAGATTACGAAATCGAGCGCGAAGACGTCTCCATCGAGGAGGCCGAAGAACGCCTCGCAGGCGAACCGTACAAACTCGAGTTGCTCGAGGAACTCGCCGAGGAGGGAGACACCGTTTCCTTCTACAAACAGGGCGAGTGGGAAGACCTCTGTGCCGGTCCACACGTCGACTCGACAGGCGAAATCGGCGTCGTGAAACTGCTCGAGATCGCTGGCGCATACTGGCGCGGCGACGAGGAAAACGAGATGCAAACGCGTATCTATGGCACCGCGTTCGAAGACGAGGGCGACCTCGAGGCGTTCATCAAGCGCAAGGAAGAAGCCGAGAAACGCGATCACCGAAAGATCGGCTCGGAGATGAACCTGTTCTCGATTCAGGACGTCACCGGCCCCGGACTGCCGCTGTATCACCCGCCCGGAAAGACGGTCCTGAAAGAACTCGAGGACTTCGTCGAAGACCTCAATCAGGACGCTGGCTACGACTACGTCGAGACGCCTCACGTCTTCAAGACGGATCTCTGGCACCGCTCGGGCCACTACGAGAACTACGCCGACGACATGTTTATTTTCGATGTTGGCGACGACGAGTTCGGCCTGAAGCCGATGAACTGCCCCGGCCACGCCGCTATCTTTCAGGACCAATCCTGGAGCTACCGCGACCTCCCAATCCGCTACGCTGAGAACGGCAAAGTGTATCGGAAGGAACAGCGCGGCGAACTCTCCGGTCTCTCGCGCGTCTGGGCCTTTACCATCGACGACGGCCACCTGTTCATCCGCCCCGACCAGATCGAACAGGAAGTCGAGGAGATCATGGACATGATCACGGACGTCTTAGAGACGTTCGACTTAGAGTACGAGATGGCACTTGCCACGCGCCCCGAGAAGTCCGTCGGCAGCGATGAGATCTGGGAGCACGCCGAAGAGCAACTCGAGACCGTCCTCGAGAAACGTAACCTCGAGTACGAGGTCGAAGAAGGCGATGGTGCGTTCTACGGGCCAAAAATCGACTTCGCGTTCGAGGACGCTATCGGCCGTGCGTGGGACGGTCCAACGGTCCAACTGGACTTCAACATGCCCGACCGGTTCGACCTCTCCTACGTGGGCGAAGACAACGAAGAACACGAGCCGGTGATGATCCACCGCGCACTGTACGGCAGCTACGAACGGTTCTTCATGATGCTCATCGAGCACTACGAGGGCCGATTCCCGCTCTGGCTCGCGCCAGAACAGATCCGTGTCCTCCCGATTTCGGATGCAAACCTCGGCTACGCCCACCGCGTCGCAAACGAGTTCGATGACTTCCGCGCCGAGGTCGACGGCCGTGACTCCACGCTCGAGCGCAAGATCCGTGCGGCCCACGACGACCGCGTTCCCTACCAGATCATCGTCGGCGACAACGAGGAAGAGGCCGGCAACATCTCGGTCCGGGACCGCTTCGAGGACCAGGAGTACGATGTCGACATTGAGGCGTTCCGCAGCCATCTCGAGGCCGAACGAGACGAGCAGCGGACGGAACCGGACTTCCTGCAGGACTAA
- a CDS encoding isoprenylcysteine carboxylmethyltransferase family protein — protein sequence MIDSILAAVTADSLTSVVFVLGVGLVTLNLAGIVASALGVADYWPPGERGWQFYTHWTISQLLNVLLPLLAYLTWNTLGLPRTPSLFVGVSLFLGGFAVALAAGYDLGVEETKGLSGKLRTGGWYRYSRNPQYVGYIVATIGFALLTNSLLVAIICVIYFVWWLALPFAEEPWLRKQYGEEYERYAERVPRFVSLRTIRLLVGYEDTNAM from the coding sequence ATGATCGATTCCATCCTAGCGGCTGTGACGGCGGATTCGCTGACGTCGGTCGTATTTGTCCTCGGCGTCGGACTGGTCACGCTGAACCTCGCGGGTATTGTTGCGAGCGCTCTCGGCGTGGCTGACTACTGGCCGCCCGGCGAGCGAGGATGGCAGTTTTACACACATTGGACGATCTCACAGCTACTCAACGTACTCTTGCCTCTCCTTGCATATCTCACCTGGAACACGCTCGGTCTCCCGCGGACACCGTCGCTTTTCGTGGGAGTGAGTCTATTCCTCGGCGGGTTTGCCGTTGCGCTCGCTGCCGGCTACGACCTCGGCGTCGAAGAGACGAAAGGTCTCTCCGGCAAGTTGCGAACCGGCGGCTGGTATCGCTACTCGAGAAATCCCCAGTACGTCGGCTACATCGTCGCGACGATTGGGTTTGCACTCCTTACGAACTCGCTGTTGGTGGCGATCATCTGTGTCATCTACTTCGTCTGGTGGCTGGCGCTCCCGTTTGCCGAGGAGCCGTGGCTGCGAAAACAGTACGGCGAGGAGTACGAGCGCTATGCGGAGCGTGTGCCGCGGTTCGTCTCCCTGCGAACGATCCGTCTACTCGTTGGCTACGAGGACACGAACGCGATGTAA
- a CDS encoding helix-turn-helix domain-containing protein, whose protein sequence is MKYCTVRLSQPDWMLHPMQQFIREETAVRYEELQAWAIATGDALEYELFYVDADREPYEAALEAVDSIHWYDLTPINEDSFYVYICQQTRTEDTQWREAFAALNLVVVPPIVYDTEADFQMTIVGTAADLQAMLEGLPDEIDVTVCSIGDYDRRHAPLVGDCTDRQLEAVEAAVEVGYFDVPRKAGVRDVADELGCASSTAATLLQKAQARVMRRVTERYGRR, encoded by the coding sequence ATGAAATACTGTACTGTTCGACTCTCCCAGCCCGACTGGATGCTCCATCCGATGCAGCAATTCATTCGCGAGGAAACCGCCGTTCGCTACGAGGAACTGCAAGCCTGGGCCATTGCGACTGGCGACGCACTCGAGTACGAACTGTTCTACGTCGACGCCGACCGCGAGCCCTACGAAGCGGCTCTCGAGGCCGTCGATTCGATTCACTGGTACGACCTGACGCCGATCAACGAGGACTCGTTCTACGTGTACATCTGCCAGCAGACTCGCACGGAAGACACCCAGTGGCGCGAGGCGTTCGCCGCGTTGAACCTCGTCGTTGTGCCGCCAATTGTCTACGACACCGAGGCCGACTTCCAGATGACGATTGTCGGCACAGCTGCAGACTTACAGGCCATGCTCGAGGGACTTCCCGATGAGATCGACGTGACCGTCTGTTCGATTGGAGACTATGATCGCCGACACGCGCCACTCGTGGGCGACTGTACCGACCGACAACTCGAGGCCGTCGAGGCGGCAGTCGAGGTTGGCTACTTCGACGTTCCCCGAAAGGCCGGCGTCCGCGACGTTGCCGATGAACTGGGATGTGCCTCGAGTACAGCCGCGACGTTGCTCCAGAAAGCCCAGGCTCGAGTAATGCGACGGGTCACTGAGCGGTATGGCCGGCGATAA
- a CDS encoding phosphoribosyltransferase family protein, whose translation MNRAEKAALQLRAVDVLRMLKETRTYDELAETTGLPAGDLNRYVNGHVLPGTERAREVVEDLGRDALAAELDERIRVDNEGYVDNSAAVFDQPFLDLVAPVVANGFEFERPDVVLTAATDGITLAASLASYYGTRCAYAKKQKETAVEEFIEARQRLQSGIELTYYLPASAIEPGETVLVVDDLIRSGETQELLLDIIDTADADVAGVFALIAAGDDGTERARERTDAPVGALTTV comes from the coding sequence ATGAACAGAGCCGAGAAAGCAGCCTTGCAGTTGCGAGCCGTCGACGTGCTGCGGATGCTCAAAGAGACGCGAACGTACGACGAACTCGCCGAGACGACCGGCCTTCCCGCGGGCGATCTCAACCGGTACGTCAACGGCCACGTCCTCCCCGGCACCGAACGCGCACGGGAAGTCGTCGAAGATCTGGGACGGGACGCGCTCGCGGCTGAACTCGACGAGCGAATTCGGGTCGACAACGAGGGCTACGTCGATAACAGCGCGGCCGTCTTCGATCAACCGTTTCTCGACCTCGTCGCACCCGTCGTCGCAAACGGGTTCGAGTTCGAACGACCGGATGTTGTACTTACCGCCGCAACTGACGGCATCACCCTTGCAGCCTCCCTCGCGAGTTACTATGGGACTCGCTGTGCGTACGCGAAAAAACAAAAGGAAACCGCCGTCGAGGAGTTCATCGAAGCTCGCCAGCGCCTGCAATCGGGAATCGAACTCACCTACTATCTCCCTGCCTCCGCAATCGAACCCGGCGAAACCGTCCTGGTTGTCGACGATCTTATCCGCTCGGGTGAAACGCAAGAACTCCTCCTCGATATCATCGACACTGCCGACGCCGACGTTGCTGGCGTCTTCGCACTCATCGCTGCCGGCGATGATGGTACTGAACGTGCCCGTGAGCGAACCGATGCACCGGTTGGGGCACTCACAACGGTCTAA
- a CDS encoding low molecular weight phosphatase family protein produces MVPDTQIALVCVQNAGRSQMATAYAERERTERGLENQVKIISGGTHPADSVHDVVIEAMADEDIDLSDRTPQAVSKAELESCDYVATMGCSTLDLEADTDVRDWDLPDPHGEDLETVHEIRETVREHVADLFDELETESA; encoded by the coding sequence ATGGTTCCCGACACCCAGATTGCGCTCGTTTGTGTCCAGAACGCCGGTCGAAGCCAGATGGCGACCGCCTACGCCGAGCGAGAACGCACCGAGCGCGGCCTCGAGAATCAGGTCAAAATCATCTCCGGTGGCACACACCCAGCCGATTCGGTTCACGACGTCGTGATCGAGGCCATGGCCGACGAAGACATCGATCTCTCGGATCGGACACCACAGGCCGTTTCCAAGGCTGAACTCGAGAGCTGTGACTACGTCGCAACGATGGGCTGTTCGACGCTCGACCTCGAGGCTGATACTGACGTTCGAGACTGGGATCTGCCCGATCCACACGGGGAGGACCTCGAGACGGTGCACGAGATTCGTGAAACAGTTCGTGAGCACGTTGCAGACCTGTTCGACGAACTCGAAACAGAAAGCGCATAA
- a CDS encoding universal stress protein: protein MTSHILVPVDESDRATQALEFACTEYPDANITALNVLDPGDFYAATGIEGGSMANYDQIQKHQENQSENLLEQAREQAAEFGREIDTDSVVGSVSRSIVDYADETDIDHIVIGSHGRTGASRILLGSVAETVARRSPVPVTIVR, encoded by the coding sequence ATGACATCCCACATTCTTGTCCCAGTCGATGAGTCTGATCGCGCAACCCAGGCCCTCGAGTTCGCCTGCACCGAGTACCCTGATGCCAACATCACGGCACTTAACGTGCTCGATCCGGGCGATTTCTACGCCGCAACGGGCATCGAAGGCGGCTCGATGGCAAACTACGACCAGATCCAGAAACATCAAGAGAATCAGTCCGAAAATCTTCTCGAGCAGGCTCGCGAGCAGGCGGCTGAGTTCGGCCGTGAGATCGACACTGACTCGGTCGTCGGTAGTGTCTCGCGTTCGATTGTCGATTACGCTGACGAAACCGACATCGATCACATCGTCATCGGCAGCCACGGACGAACGGGTGCTAGCCGCATCCTGCTCGGCAGCGTCGCTGAAACAGTCGCTCGCCGCTCACCAGTGCCGGTGACGATTGTCCGCTGA
- a CDS encoding 50S ribosomal protein L15e translates to MARSFYSHIKEAWKDPGDGKLGELQWQRKQEWRKEGAIERIERPTRLDKARELGYKAKQGIIVTRVSVRKGTARKQRHKAGRRSKRQGVNRIGRRKNIQRIGEERVSRKYPNLRVLNSYWVGEDGSQKWFEVILVDPEHPAIENDDDLNWICDDTHTNRAFRGLTNAGKANRGLNNRGKGAEKVRPSNTGGQGRAK, encoded by the coding sequence ATGGCACGAAGCTTCTACTCCCACATCAAGGAGGCATGGAAGGACCCCGGCGACGGTAAGCTCGGGGAACTGCAGTGGCAGCGAAAACAGGAATGGCGCAAGGAAGGTGCAATCGAACGCATCGAGCGTCCAACGCGACTCGACAAGGCCCGTGAACTCGGCTACAAGGCCAAACAGGGCATTATCGTGACGCGCGTCTCGGTCCGTAAAGGGACCGCCCGAAAGCAGCGACACAAAGCTGGTCGCCGATCGAAGCGCCAGGGTGTCAACCGAATCGGGCGGCGCAAGAACATCCAGCGCATCGGCGAAGAGCGTGTTTCGCGCAAGTACCCCAACCTGCGCGTGCTCAACAGCTACTGGGTCGGTGAAGACGGCTCGCAGAAATGGTTTGAAGTGATCCTCGTCGATCCCGAACATCCAGCAATCGAGAACGACGACGACCTCAACTGGATCTGCGACGACACCCACACCAACCGTGCGTTCCGTGGCCTGACCAACGCTGGCAAGGCTAACCGCGGTCTCAACAACCGCGGCAAGGGTGCAGAGAAGGTCCGACCGTCCAACACGGGCGGGCAAGGTCGCGCAAAGTAA
- a CDS encoding beta-galactosidase, with protein sequence MNLGVCYFPEHWPRERWETDIQAMAEAGLEYVRMAEFSWAVMEPERGEFNFEWLDEVVELIREYDMQAVLCTPTATPPKWLVDEHPEIRQETFDGTTLEFGSRRHYCFNSDAYREETDRIITEMARRYADNPAVAGWQTDNEFGCHETVRCYCDDCEAAFREWLAEKYDSIEDLNESWGNRFWSQQYTSFDEIDAPGPTPDGHHPARLLEYARFSSDSVVDYNAFQADLLREINSDWFVTHNFMGHFSDLNAFDVSQDLELVAWDSYPTGFVQEMSPEEPTVDELRAGNPDQLGLNHDLYRSARDRPFWVMEQQPGDINWPAQGTQPADGAMRLWAHHASAHGADGVVYFRWRRCLEGQEQYHAGLRKQDGSPDRGYHDATQAASELADIGGEDGVGHVDTPVALLFDYDSCWALEDQPHAPDFDYWQLLESFHGALRARGVQVDVVPPSTDLEVYDAVVAPALHLVTDDVATRLEAYVAAGGELLLGPRTGVKDAYNKLRPKLQPGPLADLVGATVDQHDTLPEGIETTVSRVDSDETYAFRTWAEWLEADNAEPLLTYEMDGIEDGRTAAVRNTVGKGSVVYCGVWPEADLADDLVRPLLARAGVEYTERFPDGVRITHRDGRTWVTNFTSNAYRLETNVDADWIVGDDTLEAFDVAVADDELTGTVRVDRLET encoded by the coding sequence ATGAATCTCGGTGTTTGTTACTTTCCGGAACACTGGCCGCGCGAGCGCTGGGAAACTGACATTCAGGCCATGGCAGAAGCGGGTCTCGAGTACGTCCGCATGGCCGAATTCTCGTGGGCCGTCATGGAACCCGAACGCGGCGAGTTCAACTTCGAGTGGCTCGATGAGGTCGTCGAGTTGATCCGCGAGTACGACATGCAGGCAGTGCTGTGTACGCCCACAGCGACCCCGCCGAAGTGGCTGGTCGACGAACACCCCGAAATCCGTCAGGAAACGTTCGACGGCACCACCCTCGAGTTCGGCAGTCGCCGCCACTACTGTTTCAACTCCGATGCCTATCGCGAGGAGACCGACCGCATTATCACTGAGATGGCTCGCCGCTACGCCGACAATCCAGCCGTTGCGGGCTGGCAGACCGACAACGAGTTTGGCTGCCACGAGACCGTTCGCTGCTACTGTGACGACTGCGAGGCAGCCTTCCGCGAGTGGCTCGCCGAGAAGTACGACTCCATCGAGGACCTCAACGAGTCGTGGGGCAATCGCTTCTGGAGCCAGCAGTACACCTCCTTCGACGAGATTGACGCGCCAGGTCCGACACCGGATGGCCACCATCCCGCACGCCTCCTCGAGTACGCCCGATTCTCGAGCGATTCGGTCGTCGACTACAACGCATTTCAGGCCGACCTGCTCCGCGAGATTAATTCTGACTGGTTCGTCACTCACAACTTCATGGGTCACTTTTCCGACCTGAACGCGTTCGACGTCAGCCAGGACCTCGAGTTGGTCGCCTGGGACTCCTATCCGACTGGCTTCGTCCAGGAGATGTCCCCCGAGGAGCCGACAGTCGACGAACTACGTGCTGGCAACCCCGACCAACTTGGCCTGAACCACGACCTCTATCGCAGCGCGCGCGACCGGCCCTTCTGGGTCATGGAACAGCAACCCGGTGATATCAACTGGCCCGCACAGGGCACCCAGCCAGCTGACGGCGCGATGCGACTCTGGGCCCACCACGCGAGCGCTCACGGCGCAGACGGAGTTGTCTACTTCCGCTGGCGACGCTGTCTCGAGGGCCAAGAGCAGTATCACGCGGGCCTGCGAAAACAGGACGGCTCGCCGGATCGGGGCTATCACGACGCCACGCAGGCCGCAAGCGAGTTAGCCGATATCGGCGGCGAAGACGGCGTCGGCCACGTCGACACACCCGTCGCGCTCCTGTTCGATTACGACAGTTGCTGGGCGCTCGAGGACCAACCCCACGCGCCCGACTTTGACTACTGGCAACTGCTCGAGTCGTTCCACGGCGCGCTTCGGGCACGCGGCGTGCAGGTCGATGTCGTCCCGCCGAGTACCGATCTCGAGGTCTACGACGCGGTCGTCGCACCTGCACTCCACCTCGTTACCGACGACGTTGCGACCCGGCTCGAGGCCTACGTTGCGGCCGGCGGCGAACTCCTTCTCGGCCCGCGAACTGGCGTCAAAGACGCATACAACAAACTTCGCCCGAAACTCCAGCCCGGCCCGCTCGCAGACCTCGTCGGTGCAACCGTCGACCAACACGATACGCTCCCTGAGGGGATCGAAACGACAGTCAGCCGTGTCGACAGCGACGAAACATACGCGTTCCGCACCTGGGCAGAGTGGCTCGAGGCCGACAACGCCGAGCCCCTCCTCACCTACGAGATGGACGGCATCGAAGACGGCCGCACGGCTGCTGTTCGAAACACCGTCGGAAAGGGCAGCGTCGTCTACTGTGGTGTCTGGCCTGAGGCAGATCTGGCTGATGACCTCGTCCGACCGTTGCTCGCACGCGCAGGCGTCGAGTACACTGAGCGATTCCCTGACGGCGTTCGCATCACTCACCGTGACGGCCGAACCTGGGTCACGAACTTCACGAGCAATGCCTACCGACTCGAGACCAATGTCGACGCTGACTGGATCGTCGGCGACGACACGCTCGAGGCGTTCGACGTGGCCGTTGCAGACGACGAACTCACCGGTACCGTTCGAGTCGACCGTCTCGAGACATAA
- a CDS encoding twin-arginine translocase TatA/TatE family subunit, giving the protein MISTTPLFVAPGGPEVLLIVGIAILLFGAQKIPKLARSIGESTGEFKKGQAKVEQELDELRPDTDLDTSIDADSGTAVDAETNS; this is encoded by the coding sequence GTGATATCGACTACACCGCTGTTCGTGGCTCCTGGCGGGCCCGAAGTGTTGCTGATCGTCGGGATTGCAATTCTCCTCTTTGGGGCGCAGAAAATCCCGAAACTCGCTCGCTCCATTGGCGAGTCCACCGGCGAGTTCAAGAAAGGACAGGCAAAGGTCGAACAGGAACTCGACGAACTTCGCCCGGACACCGACCTCGACACGAGCATCGACGCTGACTCCGGAACGGCGGTCGATGCGGAAACGAACTCGTAA
- a CDS encoding RIO1 family regulatory kinase/ATPase yields MVRNVAGVLPELEDEDFYLLSGVEQGMRFSEWVQREKLSEFATLTDEEVDYRLERCLKRGLIEKKTIQYEGYTLQFEGYDALALRALVEQDTISEFGSPLGVGKESDVYEVRSYKPHALKYHREGYTNFREVHKERDYTSDRDHVSWLYTARKAAEREYDILESLYPDVSVPQPIGQNRHAIVMERMDGVELSQTKLEDEQVIGVLDLLVSEIACAYDHGYVHADMSEYNVFVDEGGVTIFDWPQAIPTDHENATEFLRRDLTNAIGYFRRKYPQHIPDDLEAEPVAAAIERGSFESVMAVLD; encoded by the coding sequence ATGGTGCGGAATGTCGCCGGGGTACTCCCGGAGCTCGAGGACGAGGACTTCTATCTCCTCTCCGGTGTCGAACAGGGGATGCGCTTCTCCGAGTGGGTCCAGCGGGAGAAACTCTCGGAGTTCGCCACCCTCACCGACGAGGAGGTCGACTATCGCCTCGAGCGATGTTTGAAACGCGGGTTGATCGAGAAGAAAACGATTCAGTACGAGGGCTACACCCTGCAGTTCGAGGGCTACGACGCGCTGGCGTTGCGGGCGCTCGTCGAGCAGGATACGATTTCGGAGTTCGGCTCGCCCCTCGGCGTCGGCAAGGAAAGCGACGTCTACGAAGTGCGCTCGTACAAGCCTCACGCACTGAAGTACCACCGTGAGGGCTATACAAACTTCCGCGAAGTCCACAAGGAACGCGATTACACCTCCGACCGCGACCACGTCTCCTGGCTGTACACCGCGCGCAAGGCCGCCGAGCGCGAGTATGATATCCTCGAGTCGCTGTACCCTGACGTGTCGGTTCCCCAGCCAATCGGCCAGAATCGCCACGCCATCGTTATGGAGCGAATGGACGGGGTTGAACTCTCACAGACGAAACTCGAAGACGAGCAGGTAATCGGCGTCCTCGATCTCCTCGTGTCGGAAATCGCGTGCGCGTACGATCACGGCTACGTCCACGCGGACATGAGTGAGTACAACGTCTTCGTCGACGAGGGTGGGGTGACAATTTTTGACTGGCCCCAGGCGATTCCAACGGATCACGAGAACGCAACGGAGTTTCTGCGCCGCGATCTGACCAATGCAATCGGCTACTTCCGCCGGAAGTACCCTCAGCACATCCCGGACGACCTCGAGGCCGAGCCAGTTGCGGCCGCCATTGAGCGGGGGTCGTTCGAGTCGGTGATGGCGGTTCTCGACTAA